A DNA window from Streptomyces canus contains the following coding sequences:
- a CDS encoding endo-beta-N-acetylglucosaminidase: MNPTRRTVLLAATAAALLPALPAKAAAATTLQPYATYWYPDSLPSGGPGTGITWRSLKDWRAVDDADLAFNAASVPLAARFTPTPANTTARAGQARIQSLVSFGPTSGNPSQGSATSDYYAFGHWAYVDELVFWGGSSGEGLILAPNAPIVDAAHRHGVPVLGNVFLPPVAYGGQLQWTRDLVQKDAAGRYPLAAQLVAVAAAHGFDGWFVNAETGGGDAALGADMLGFVRELKSLAAARGQRVTWYDSMTVNGTVSWQGALNSRNQAFFEAADDMFVDFRWTAAALASSGTLAQRLGRSRYELWAGVDVEAGGWNTSENWDAIVPAGKPHITSIGLYRPEWTRNHLPADQRSPEDFHAADDRFWTGRSLDPSRPDGTDGWRAPAVSVADRSTVTSLPFASVFNTGHGLRWYEEGAVTSDAAWNHLGLQDRLPSRQWVVRTEGSRPAVSFDFADAWRGGSSVVVSGSVDEPVTVDLYAARLPISHDTVVELTHRMDAGAVGVELAVATAEPGASGATPPYVHLPVTSGDGWHTSTVRLTGLSGTVHALGVRLTGSGSLTWRLGGLAVYDTPGTPAAPSGLRITAASGGDLRLAWNAAPGAVRHYTLHRLLPDGSRRFLGGTCQRAYFVGGLRPEQGERQARLELRAVGELYTSSDPVTVTHPW; this comes from the coding sequence GTGAACCCCACCAGACGCACGGTTCTGCTCGCCGCGACCGCGGCGGCGCTGCTGCCCGCGCTGCCGGCGAAGGCAGCGGCGGCGACCACGCTCCAGCCGTACGCCACCTACTGGTACCCGGACTCCCTGCCCTCCGGCGGCCCCGGCACCGGCATCACCTGGCGCAGTCTCAAGGACTGGCGGGCGGTCGACGACGCCGACCTCGCCTTCAACGCGGCCTCCGTACCGCTCGCCGCCCGCTTCACCCCGACCCCCGCGAACACGACGGCACGCGCCGGGCAGGCCCGCATCCAGTCGCTGGTCTCCTTCGGGCCCACCTCGGGCAACCCTTCGCAGGGCTCGGCGACGTCCGACTACTACGCCTTCGGGCACTGGGCCTACGTCGACGAGCTGGTCTTCTGGGGCGGTTCGTCCGGCGAGGGACTGATCCTCGCGCCGAACGCGCCGATCGTGGACGCCGCCCACCGCCACGGCGTGCCCGTGCTCGGCAACGTCTTCCTGCCGCCCGTCGCCTACGGCGGGCAGTTGCAGTGGACCCGGGACCTGGTGCAGAAGGACGCGGCCGGGCGGTATCCACTGGCGGCGCAACTCGTCGCGGTGGCCGCGGCCCACGGCTTCGACGGGTGGTTCGTCAACGCCGAGACCGGCGGAGGGGATGCGGCTCTCGGCGCGGACATGCTGGGATTCGTCCGGGAGCTGAAGTCGCTCGCCGCCGCTCGGGGGCAGCGGGTGACGTGGTACGACTCGATGACCGTGAACGGGACGGTGAGCTGGCAGGGTGCGCTGAACAGCCGCAACCAGGCGTTCTTCGAGGCCGCCGACGACATGTTCGTCGACTTCCGGTGGACGGCGGCCGCTCTGGCTTCCTCGGGCACCCTGGCGCAGCGACTGGGCCGTAGCCGCTACGAATTGTGGGCCGGGGTGGACGTGGAGGCGGGCGGTTGGAACACGTCCGAGAACTGGGACGCGATCGTGCCGGCCGGCAAGCCGCACATCACGTCGATCGGGCTGTACCGGCCGGAGTGGACCCGCAACCACCTGCCCGCCGACCAGCGGTCACCGGAGGACTTCCACGCGGCCGACGACCGCTTCTGGACGGGCCGGTCGCTCGATCCGTCCCGCCCCGACGGGACGGACGGCTGGCGCGCTCCGGCGGTGTCGGTCGCCGACCGGTCGACGGTCACCTCGCTGCCGTTCGCGAGCGTGTTCAACACCGGGCACGGCCTGCGGTGGTACGAGGAGGGTGCCGTCACGTCGGACGCGGCCTGGAACCACCTCGGGTTGCAGGACCGGCTGCCGTCGCGGCAGTGGGTGGTACGGACGGAGGGCTCCCGGCCGGCCGTCTCCTTCGACTTCGCGGACGCCTGGCGGGGCGGAAGCAGTGTGGTCGTGAGTGGCTCGGTTGATGAGCCGGTCACCGTGGATCTGTATGCCGCGCGGCTGCCGATCAGCCACGACACGGTGGTCGAGCTGACCCACCGGATGGACGCGGGTGCGGTGGGCGTCGAGCTGGCCGTGGCCACCGCCGAGCCGGGCGCGTCGGGGGCGACACCGCCGTACGTCCATCTTCCCGTGACCTCCGGCGACGGCTGGCACACCTCGACCGTACGGCTCACCGGGCTCTCCGGGACCGTCCACGCGCTCGGCGTGCGGCTCACCGGCAGCGGCTCGCTGACGTGGCGGCTCGGCGGTCTCGCGGTGTACGACACCCCCGGCACCCCCGCCGCACCTTCCGGCCTGCGGATCACCGCGGCCTCCGGCGGCGACCTGCGCCTCGCGTGGAACGCGGCTCCCGGCGCCGTACGCCACTACACCCTGCACCGGCTTTTGCCCGACGGCAGCCGGCGTTTTCTCGGCGGCACCTGTCAGCGGGCCTACTTCGTCGGCGGCCTCCGGCCCGAACAGGGCGAACGGCAGGCGCGGTTGGAGCTGCGTGCCGTGGGGGAGCTGTACACGTCGTCGGACCCCGTGACCGTGACCCACCCCTGGTAA
- a CDS encoding alpha-mannosidase — protein MHDDRSLVEARLRRVLDERLRPAVYPESVPLEVAVWHAPDEPVPVAEGLAAEPEPIAVGARWGAPWGTSWFRGTGTVPEAWAGKTVEALLDLGFDENMPGFQCEGLVYRPDGTPVKGLNPRNQWVRIGAPVEGGEEVRLHIEAASNPVILDYHPFLPTRLGDKETAGGEPQYRLARMDLAVLDETVWQLVIDLEVLGELMAELPVESARRWEILRAVEKALDALDLQDVGGTAAQARSRLDSAFEAPAVPSAHRVSAVGHAHIDSAWLWPLRETVRKVARTTSNMTALLDDEPEFVFAMSQAQQWAWVRDHRPEVWARVKKAVADGRFVPAGGMWVESDTNMPGSEAMARQFVHGKRFFLDEFGVENQEAWLPDTFGFAAGLPQIIKAAGSKWLLTQKISWSQTNKFPHHTFQWEGIDGTRIFTHFPPVDTYNCSMKGSEIAHAARNFKDKGVARHSLAPTGWGDGGGGTTREMVAKAARLRDLEGSATVTWETPAEFFAKAQAEYPEPPVWVGELYLELHRATLTSQAKTKQGNRRSEHLLREAELWAATAAVRAGSPYPYEELDRIWKTVLLHQFHDILPGSSIAWVHREARRTYERLADELNGIIDAAQRTLAGEGTRELLFNPAPHGRDGVAAGGAGIAVVEGRTTVTERPGGGHVLDNGILRVEVDARGLAVSVYDIEADRETIAPGRAGNLLQLHPDFPNMWDAWDVDEFYRNTVTDLTEVDELAPEGHGVRIVRTFGGSRVTQVLSLGPGERRLLVDTEVDWHETEKFLKLAFPLDVHAERYASETQFGHFHRPTHTNTSWEAAKFEACNHRFVHLEEPGWGVAIVNDSTYGHDVTRTVRVDGDHGTTTTVRVSLLRAPRFPDPETDQGVHRFRHALVPGAGIGDAVREGWRINLPDRSVRGSQEVAPLVTVDQEAVVITAVKLADDGSGDVVVRFHEAHGGRARATLTAGFEVAGVTATDLLERPLSDAPSLRREGNEVFLRLRPFELVTLRFGRA, from the coding sequence ATGCATGACGACCGCAGCCTGGTCGAAGCCCGCCTCAGGCGCGTCCTCGACGAGCGACTCCGCCCCGCCGTGTACCCCGAGTCCGTGCCGCTGGAAGTGGCGGTGTGGCACGCGCCCGACGAGCCGGTGCCCGTCGCCGAGGGCCTGGCGGCCGAGCCGGAGCCCATCGCCGTGGGCGCCCGCTGGGGTGCTCCCTGGGGCACCAGCTGGTTCCGCGGCACCGGAACCGTCCCCGAGGCGTGGGCCGGGAAGACCGTCGAGGCCCTCCTCGACCTCGGCTTCGACGAGAACATGCCCGGCTTCCAGTGCGAGGGCCTGGTCTACCGGCCCGACGGCACCCCGGTGAAGGGCCTCAACCCGCGCAACCAGTGGGTGCGGATCGGCGCTCCCGTCGAGGGTGGCGAGGAGGTGCGCCTGCACATCGAGGCCGCCTCCAACCCCGTCATCCTCGATTACCACCCCTTCCTGCCCACGCGGTTGGGCGACAAGGAGACCGCGGGCGGCGAACCGCAGTACCGGCTGGCACGTATGGACCTCGCCGTGCTCGACGAGACGGTGTGGCAGCTGGTGATCGACCTGGAGGTGCTCGGTGAGCTGATGGCCGAGCTGCCGGTGGAGTCGGCGCGGCGCTGGGAGATCCTGCGGGCGGTGGAGAAGGCGCTGGACGCGCTGGACCTCCAGGACGTGGGCGGCACGGCGGCGCAGGCCCGTTCGCGGCTGGACAGCGCCTTCGAGGCGCCCGCCGTCCCCTCCGCCCATCGCGTCAGCGCCGTGGGACACGCCCACATCGACTCGGCGTGGCTGTGGCCGCTGCGGGAGACCGTGCGCAAGGTCGCCCGGACGACATCCAACATGACCGCCCTCCTCGACGACGAGCCGGAGTTCGTGTTCGCCATGTCCCAGGCCCAGCAGTGGGCCTGGGTCCGCGACCACCGGCCCGAGGTGTGGGCGCGCGTGAAGAAGGCGGTGGCGGACGGGCGGTTCGTGCCGGCCGGCGGCATGTGGGTGGAGTCGGACACCAACATGCCGGGCTCGGAGGCGATGGCCCGTCAGTTCGTGCACGGCAAACGGTTCTTCCTCGACGAGTTCGGCGTCGAGAACCAGGAGGCGTGGCTGCCCGACACGTTCGGCTTCGCGGCCGGACTGCCGCAGATCATCAAGGCGGCGGGCTCCAAGTGGCTGCTGACACAGAAGATCTCCTGGTCCCAGACCAACAAGTTCCCCCACCACACCTTCCAGTGGGAGGGCATCGACGGCACCCGGATCTTCACGCACTTTCCGCCCGTCGACACCTACAACTGCTCCATGAAGGGCAGCGAAATCGCCCACGCGGCACGGAACTTCAAGGACAAGGGGGTCGCCCGGCACTCCCTCGCCCCCACCGGCTGGGGCGACGGAGGCGGCGGTACGACCCGCGAGATGGTCGCCAAGGCGGCCCGCCTGCGCGACCTCGAAGGCTCGGCGACCGTGACGTGGGAGACCCCGGCGGAGTTCTTCGCGAAGGCCCAGGCCGAATACCCCGAACCGCCCGTCTGGGTCGGCGAGCTCTACCTCGAACTCCACCGCGCGACCCTCACCAGCCAGGCGAAGACCAAGCAGGGCAACCGCCGCAGCGAACACCTCCTGCGCGAGGCGGAGCTGTGGGCGGCGACGGCGGCCGTACGGGCCGGATCGCCCTACCCGTACGAGGAGTTGGACCGCATCTGGAAGACGGTGCTGCTCCACCAGTTCCATGACATCCTGCCGGGGTCGTCGATCGCCTGGGTGCACCGGGAGGCGCGGCGCACGTACGAGCGGCTCGCGGACGAGTTGAACGGCATCATCGACGCGGCCCAGCGCACCCTCGCGGGGGAGGGGACACGGGAACTGCTCTTCAACCCCGCACCCCATGGCCGTGACGGAGTCGCCGCGGGCGGTGCCGGAATCGCGGTCGTCGAGGGGCGGACGACGGTGACCGAGCGGCCCGGCGGCGGGCACGTCCTGGACAACGGCATCCTGCGGGTCGAGGTCGACGCGCGCGGCCTGGCCGTCTCCGTGTACGACATCGAGGCCGACCGCGAGACGATCGCACCGGGCCGTGCCGGCAACCTCCTCCAACTCCACCCGGACTTCCCGAACATGTGGGACGCGTGGGACGTGGACGAGTTCTACCGCAACACGGTCACGGATCTCACCGAGGTGGACGAGCTCGCCCCCGAGGGGCACGGTGTGCGGATCGTGCGGACCTTCGGCGGCTCCCGCGTCACCCAGGTGCTGTCCCTGGGGCCCGGTGAGCGGCGGCTTCTCGTGGACACGGAGGTCGACTGGCACGAGACGGAGAAGTTCCTGAAGCTCGCCTTCCCGCTCGACGTGCACGCCGAACGGTACGCGTCGGAGACGCAGTTCGGGCACTTCCACCGGCCCACGCACACCAACACCTCGTGGGAGGCGGCGAAGTTCGAGGCCTGCAACCACCGCTTCGTGCACCTGGAGGAACCGGGCTGGGGCGTGGCGATCGTCAACGACTCGACGTACGGGCACGACGTGACCCGTACGGTCCGGGTCGACGGCGACCATGGCACGACCACCACGGTCCGGGTGTCGCTGCTGCGGGCCCCGCGTTTCCCCGATCCCGAGACCGACCAGGGCGTCCACCGGTTCCGGCACGCGCTGGTGCCGGGGGCGGGCATCGGGGACGCGGTACGGGAGGGGTGGCGGATCAATCTGCCGGACCGGTCCGTGCGGGGTTCCCAGGAGGTCGCTCCCCTGGTGACCGTCGACCAGGAGGCGGTGGTGATCACAGCCGTCAAACTGGCCGACGACGGGAGCGGGGACGTGGTGGTCCGCTTCCACGAGGCACACGGCGGGCGGGCCCGGGCCACCCTCACGGCGGGGTTCGAGGTCGCCGGGGTCACGGCGACGGATCTGCTGGAGCGCCCGTTGTCCGATGCCCCCTCGCTGCGGCGTGAGGGGAACGAGGTGTTCTTGCGACTGCGGCCGTTCGAGCTGGTCACGCTGCGGTTCGGCAGGGCCTGA
- a CDS encoding FadR/GntR family transcriptional regulator, with the protein MDETAPQKGTVTQRAIEQIKAMIGEGRLEPGQRLPTERDLAVQLGISRSSIREAIRALTVMGVLEARHGSGIYVTQLEAGDLLETFGVVADLSRGPRLVELLEVRRVLESTATALAAARITPDQLAEVEKHLAAMNATDDPEEILAHDLAFHREIAVAAGNDTMAAILEGLSSRTFRARVWRGYQEEGAFERTRREHAAIHRALIARDPEAARAAAAAHVGEVEEWLRAQLGA; encoded by the coding sequence GTGGACGAGACAGCCCCGCAGAAGGGCACCGTGACGCAGCGCGCCATCGAGCAGATCAAGGCGATGATCGGCGAGGGCCGGCTGGAGCCCGGCCAGCGGCTGCCGACCGAGCGAGATCTGGCCGTCCAGCTGGGCATCTCCCGCAGTTCGATACGGGAGGCGATCCGGGCGCTGACGGTGATGGGCGTGCTGGAGGCCCGGCACGGCTCGGGCATCTACGTCACCCAGCTGGAGGCGGGTGACCTGCTGGAGACCTTCGGCGTGGTCGCCGACCTGTCCCGGGGCCCGCGTCTGGTGGAGCTGCTCGAGGTGCGCCGCGTCCTCGAGTCGACGGCGACCGCGCTGGCCGCCGCCCGCATCACGCCCGACCAGCTGGCCGAGGTCGAGAAACACCTCGCGGCGATGAACGCCACCGACGACCCCGAGGAGATCCTCGCCCACGACCTGGCCTTCCACCGCGAGATCGCGGTGGCGGCCGGCAACGACACGATGGCGGCGATCCTGGAGGGCCTGTCGTCGCGCACCTTCCGGGCGCGGGTGTGGCGCGGCTACCAGGAGGAGGGCGCGTTCGAACGCACGCGGCGCGAGCATGCCGCGATCCACCGGGCCCTGATCGCCCGCGACCCGGAGGCGGCCCGGGCGGCGGCGGCCGCGCATGTGGGCGAGGTGGAGGAGTGGCTGCGGGCGCAGCTCGGGGCGTGA
- a CDS encoding sugar ABC transporter substrate-binding protein, which yields MPGRTVGKRNRFRIIGAVAAAASASLVLAACGSTKDTGSAGAEGGDGTGKVGVILPLLTSPFWQSYNDYVPKMAKSEGVDTLKTVNSNSDPSQQITDINNELNQGVKGLVVAPLDSAAIEAGLDQAERKGVPVVAVDVAPDKGKVAMVVRANNVSYGEKACQYLGEQIPSGKVVQIMGDLASVNGRDRSEAFRACVKKNFPKLKVLEIPAKWESDAAASQLGTLLNANPDIKGIYMQAGGVYLAPTLQTLKSKGLLKKAGQAGHIRIVSNDGIPQEYDAIRKGEIDATVSQPADLYAKYGMYYIKAAMEGKTFKPGPTDHDSTIVKLSSGILEDQLPAPLVTKDNVDDPKLWGNTVK from the coding sequence ATGCCCGGCAGAACAGTGGGGAAGCGGAACAGGTTTCGCATCATCGGCGCGGTGGCCGCGGCCGCGAGCGCCTCGCTCGTGCTTGCCGCGTGCGGCAGCACCAAGGACACCGGCAGCGCCGGCGCCGAGGGAGGCGACGGGACCGGCAAGGTAGGCGTGATCCTGCCGCTGCTGACCTCGCCGTTCTGGCAGTCGTACAACGACTACGTGCCCAAGATGGCCAAGTCCGAGGGGGTGGACACGCTGAAGACGGTCAACTCCAACAGCGACCCCTCCCAGCAGATCACCGACATCAACAACGAGCTCAACCAGGGCGTGAAGGGCCTGGTCGTCGCCCCGCTCGACAGCGCCGCCATCGAGGCCGGCCTCGACCAGGCCGAACGCAAGGGCGTCCCGGTCGTCGCGGTCGACGTGGCCCCCGACAAGGGCAAGGTCGCCATGGTCGTACGGGCGAACAACGTCTCGTACGGCGAGAAGGCCTGCCAGTACCTCGGGGAGCAGATCCCCTCCGGCAAGGTCGTGCAGATCATGGGCGACCTCGCCTCCGTCAACGGCCGCGACCGCTCCGAGGCCTTCCGGGCCTGCGTGAAGAAGAACTTCCCCAAGCTGAAGGTGTTGGAGATCCCCGCCAAGTGGGAGTCCGACGCGGCCGCCTCGCAGCTGGGCACCCTCCTGAACGCCAACCCCGACATCAAGGGCATCTACATGCAGGCCGGCGGCGTCTACCTCGCGCCGACCCTGCAGACCCTCAAGTCCAAGGGATTGCTGAAGAAGGCCGGGCAGGCGGGCCACATCAGGATCGTCTCCAACGACGGCATCCCGCAGGAGTACGACGCCATCCGCAAGGGCGAGATCGACGCCACCGTCTCCCAGCCCGCCGACCTGTACGCCAAGTACGGCATGTACTACATCAAGGCGGCCATGGAAGGAAAGACCTTCAAGCCCGGCCCGACCGACCACGACTCCACGATCGTCAAGCTGTCCAGCGGCATCCTGGAGGACCAGCTGCCCGCGCCCCTGGTCACCAAGGACAACGTCGACGACCCCAAGCTGTGGGGCAACACGGTCAAATGA
- a CDS encoding sugar ABC transporter ATP-binding protein — protein sequence MSTPLVEAEGVVKRYGPTTALADGRLTVLPGESHALVGRNGAGKSTLVTILTGLQAPDEGTVRFDGEPAPPLADRDAWRSKVACVYQKPTVVPELTVAENLFINRQPLRRGFISWRGLKKEAAELLDTWDVRVDPESRTADLKVEDRQMVEIARALSCGARFIVLDEPTAQLDKREIERLFGRMRALQDSGVTFLFISHHLQEVYEVCQTVTVLRDARWITTAPVADMPRAALVEAMAGETVAEQAGRLREVENTAPVLLDVRGLTSDAYEDVDLTVRRGEVVGLAGISGSGKIELAESFTGLHTPTGGTAQLGGRPLPFGDVQASLKAGVGFVPRDRHAQGLVFGMTIGDNATLSVLDRLGRYGFVGTDRKRGFAAELIDRLDIHTEGPDQPVSDLSGGNAQKVVMARALASDPRLLVLINPTAGVDVKSKESLLSRVDTARDDGTAVLVVSDELDDLRRCDRVLVLFHGRVVAEHPAGWRDRELIASIEGVDHHG from the coding sequence ATGAGCACCCCACTGGTTGAAGCCGAGGGGGTCGTCAAGCGGTACGGCCCCACGACCGCCCTCGCGGACGGCCGCCTCACCGTGCTGCCCGGCGAGTCCCACGCCCTCGTCGGGCGCAACGGGGCGGGCAAGTCCACCCTCGTCACGATCCTCACCGGCCTCCAGGCCCCCGACGAGGGCACCGTCCGCTTCGACGGCGAGCCCGCGCCCCCGCTCGCCGACCGGGACGCCTGGCGGAGCAAGGTCGCCTGCGTCTACCAGAAGCCCACCGTCGTACCCGAGTTGACGGTCGCCGAGAACCTCTTCATCAACCGGCAGCCGCTGCGCCGGGGGTTCATCAGCTGGCGCGGTCTGAAGAAGGAGGCCGCCGAACTCCTCGACACCTGGGACGTGCGCGTCGACCCGGAGTCGCGCACCGCCGACCTCAAGGTCGAGGACCGCCAAATGGTGGAGATCGCACGGGCGTTGAGCTGCGGCGCCCGCTTCATCGTCCTCGACGAGCCGACCGCGCAGCTCGACAAGCGGGAGATCGAGCGGCTCTTCGGCAGGATGCGCGCGCTCCAGGACTCCGGTGTCACCTTCCTGTTCATCTCGCACCACCTCCAGGAGGTGTACGAGGTGTGCCAGACGGTGACGGTCCTCAGGGACGCCCGCTGGATCACCACGGCCCCGGTCGCCGACATGCCCCGGGCGGCCCTGGTCGAGGCCATGGCCGGCGAGACCGTCGCCGAGCAGGCGGGCCGGCTCAGGGAGGTCGAGAACACCGCGCCCGTCCTTCTCGACGTGCGCGGCCTCACCTCCGACGCCTACGAGGACGTCGACCTCACCGTGCGCCGCGGTGAGGTCGTCGGACTCGCCGGCATCAGCGGCAGCGGCAAGATCGAGCTCGCCGAGTCCTTCACGGGACTGCACACGCCGACCGGTGGAACAGCCCAACTGGGCGGCAGGCCACTGCCGTTCGGCGACGTACAGGCCAGTCTCAAGGCGGGCGTCGGCTTCGTGCCGCGCGACCGGCACGCACAGGGCCTGGTCTTCGGCATGACCATCGGCGACAACGCCACCCTCAGTGTCCTGGACCGGCTCGGCCGCTACGGCTTCGTCGGCACCGACCGCAAGCGCGGCTTCGCCGCCGAGCTGATCGACCGGCTCGACATCCACACCGAGGGCCCCGACCAGCCCGTCTCCGACCTCTCCGGCGGCAACGCGCAGAAGGTCGTCATGGCCCGCGCCCTCGCCTCCGACCCCCGCCTGCTGGTCCTCATCAACCCCACGGCGGGCGTCGACGTGAAGTCGAAGGAGTCCCTGCTCTCCCGCGTGGACACCGCCCGCGACGATGGCACCGCGGTTCTGGTCGTCTCCGACGAACTCGACGACCTGCGGCGCTGTGACCGCGTCCTCGTCCTCTTCCACGGCCGCGTGGTCGCCGAGCACCCGGCCGGCTGGCGCGACCGCGAGCTGATCGCCTCCATCGAAGGAGTGGACCACCATGGCTGA
- a CDS encoding ABC transporter permease yields MADTQAPPVKQVSVPEVRSARALLLRRARELALVPALLLLLVLGAVLNDSFFTEATLISILTSSAALAMVVLAESLVLITGKFDLSLESMVGIAPAVAALLVLPAAQSGWGTELPAPVALLAIPLVGAAIGAFNGLLVVKVKLNAFIVTLAMLIILRGLLVGATKGKTLFGMPDSFFSLATTTFLHIPMSVWLAAAAFAVAGLVLKYHRVGRSLYAIGGNLEAARAAGIRVDRVRLGVYIVAGVLASIGGLMYTGYVGAIGANQGQNMIFTVFAAAVIGGISLDGGRGTMFGALTGVLLLGVVKTMLTMAQVPPSWIDAIYGGIILLALMIARVTTGRAQD; encoded by the coding sequence ATGGCTGACACGCAGGCTCCGCCGGTGAAGCAGGTGAGCGTGCCCGAGGTACGGTCAGCGCGGGCTCTGCTGCTGCGCCGAGCTCGCGAACTCGCTCTCGTGCCGGCGCTGTTGTTGTTGCTCGTACTCGGTGCCGTACTCAACGACTCCTTCTTCACCGAGGCCACCCTGATCTCCATCCTGACCTCATCCGCGGCGCTGGCGATGGTGGTGCTCGCCGAGTCGCTGGTGCTCATCACCGGCAAGTTCGACCTGTCACTGGAGTCGATGGTCGGCATCGCGCCGGCGGTGGCGGCACTTCTGGTACTGCCGGCCGCACAGTCCGGCTGGGGCACGGAGCTCCCCGCTCCCGTCGCCCTGCTGGCCATCCCCCTCGTGGGCGCGGCCATCGGCGCCTTCAACGGCCTCCTTGTGGTGAAGGTGAAGCTCAACGCGTTCATCGTCACGCTTGCCATGCTGATCATCTTGCGTGGCCTCCTCGTAGGCGCCACGAAGGGCAAGACGTTGTTCGGCATGCCGGATTCGTTCTTCTCGCTGGCCACCACCACGTTCCTGCACATCCCCATGTCGGTCTGGCTCGCCGCCGCCGCTTTCGCCGTTGCCGGGCTGGTGCTCAAGTACCACCGTGTCGGGCGGTCGTTGTACGCGATCGGCGGCAATCTCGAAGCGGCCCGCGCCGCAGGCATCCGCGTCGACCGTGTCCGGCTGGGTGTCTACATCGTCGCCGGGGTTCTCGCCTCGATCGGTGGACTCATGTACACCGGCTACGTCGGCGCGATCGGCGCCAACCAGGGCCAGAACATGATCTTCACGGTGTTCGCCGCCGCTGTCATCGGAGGTATCAGTCTCGACGGCGGCCGCGGCACCATGTTCGGGGCCCTGACGGGCGTTCTTCTGCTGGGCGTGGTCAAGACCATGCTCACCATGGCCCAGGTGCCGCCCTCCTGGATCGACGCCATCTACGGCGGAATCATCCTGCTCGCACTCATGATCGCCCGAGTGACGACGGGCCGGGCCCAGGACTGA
- a CDS encoding L-fuconate dehydratase: protein MSPTPARITAVDTYDIRFPTSRELDGSDAMNPDPDYSAAYVVLRTDAADGHEGHGFTFTIGRGNEVQVAAIEALRGHVVGRWVDELCADPGTLNRDLIGDSQLRWLGPEKGVMHMAIGAVVNAVWDLAAKRADKPLWRLLAEGDPEWLVGQIDFRYLTDALTPQEALEILRRGREGAEDRVAELLATGYPAYTTSAGWLGYDDEKLTRLAAEAVADGFRQIKLKVGADLEDDVRRCRVARQVVGADIRMAIDANQRWDVDEAIRWTKALAEFDPYWIEEPTSPDDILGHATIRKAVAPVKVATGEHVQNRVVFKQLLQAGALDVVQIDAARVGGVNENLAILLLAAKFGVPVCPHAGGVGLCELVQHLSMFDYVAVTGTTEDRVIEYVDHLHDHFLDPVVIREGHYTAPVAPGFSAAMRPESIARYTFPGGAFWAEDLADDTQKKGQAA, encoded by the coding sequence GTGTCCCCGACCCCCGCCCGCATCACTGCGGTAGACACCTACGACATCCGCTTCCCCACCTCGCGCGAGCTCGACGGCTCCGACGCGATGAACCCGGACCCCGACTACTCGGCGGCCTACGTCGTGCTGCGCACGGACGCCGCCGACGGGCACGAGGGGCACGGATTCACCTTCACCATCGGGCGGGGCAACGAGGTCCAGGTCGCCGCGATCGAGGCGCTGCGCGGGCATGTGGTCGGACGGTGGGTGGACGAACTGTGCGCGGACCCGGGGACGTTGAACCGCGACCTGATCGGCGACAGCCAGTTGCGCTGGCTCGGACCCGAGAAGGGCGTGATGCACATGGCGATCGGCGCGGTCGTCAACGCCGTGTGGGACCTGGCCGCCAAACGCGCGGACAAGCCGCTGTGGCGGCTGCTGGCCGAGGGCGACCCCGAGTGGCTGGTCGGCCAGATCGACTTCCGCTACCTCACGGACGCGCTCACCCCGCAGGAGGCCCTGGAGATCCTGCGGCGGGGGCGCGAGGGGGCCGAGGACCGGGTCGCCGAGCTCCTCGCCACCGGCTACCCCGCCTACACCACCTCCGCCGGCTGGCTCGGCTACGACGACGAGAAGCTCACCCGGCTCGCGGCCGAGGCCGTCGCCGACGGCTTCCGGCAGATCAAGCTCAAGGTCGGCGCGGATCTGGAGGACGACGTACGGCGCTGCCGTGTCGCCCGCCAGGTCGTCGGCGCCGACATCCGCATGGCGATCGACGCCAACCAGCGCTGGGACGTCGACGAGGCGATCCGCTGGACCAAGGCCCTCGCCGAGTTCGACCCGTACTGGATCGAGGAGCCCACCAGCCCCGACGACATCCTCGGCCACGCGACGATCCGCAAGGCCGTCGCCCCGGTCAAGGTCGCCACCGGCGAGCACGTCCAGAACCGGGTCGTCTTCAAGCAGCTGCTCCAGGCCGGCGCCCTCGACGTCGTCCAGATCGACGCGGCCCGCGTCGGCGGCGTCAACGAGAACCTCGCCATCCTGCTGCTCGCCGCCAAGTTCGGCGTGCCGGTCTGCCCGCACGCGGGCGGGGTCGGCCTGTGCGAACTCGTCCAGCACCTGTCGATGTTCGACTACGTGGCCGTCACCGGCACCACCGAGGACCGGGTCATCGAGTACGTCGACCATCTGCACGACCACTTCCTCGATCCCGTGGTGATCCGGGAAGGCCACTACACGGCACCCGTCGCGCCGGGCTTCTCGGCCGCCATGCGCCCCGAGTCCATTGCGCGGTACACGTTCCCCGGAGGCGCCTTCTGGGCAGAAGACCTCGCCGACGACACGCAGAAGAAGGGGCAGGCGGCATGA